The Kitasatospora setae KM-6054 genome contains a region encoding:
- a CDS encoding ABC-F family ATP-binding cassette domain-containing protein, whose product MSDVAVVCSRMSFSWPDDTPVFRDLSFSVPPGRTGLVAPNGSGKSTLLRLIAGELKPTEGSLSVSGTLGYLPQSLPLTAGLSVAQVLGVDAVIRALDAVESGDVAEEHFAVIGDDWDVEERTRAQLDRLGLGGLALDRTLGTLSGGQVVSLGLAAQLLRRPDVLLLDEPTNNLDSAARSRLYDVLAEFNGSLLLVSHDRALLDRMERIAELDGGELRLYGGDFTAYQETVRAEREVAERNVRNAEQHLKREKRELQQARERADRRAGNAARNLKSAGLPKIFAGTMKRGAQESAGRAGQVHAARVDEARARLDEAGRAVREEQRLSLELPDTHVPAGRTLFQGEGMRAVLGGAEVFGPGGVDLTVRGPERIALTGPNGAGKSTLLRLIGGDLPLAGGELRRGEGRVAYLSQRLDLLDGERSVAENFARFAPERPEAERMNLLARFLFRGAGAHLPVRVLSGGERLRATLACVLYAEPAPRLLLLDEPTNNLDLVGVGQLESALEAYRGAFVVVSHDERFLAEIGVGRRLLLADGQLAEVAA is encoded by the coding sequence GTGTCCGACGTCGCCGTCGTCTGTTCCCGCATGTCCTTCTCCTGGCCGGACGACACTCCGGTCTTCCGTGACCTGTCGTTCAGCGTGCCGCCGGGCCGGACCGGCCTGGTCGCGCCGAACGGTTCCGGCAAGTCGACCCTGTTGCGGTTGATCGCCGGTGAACTCAAGCCCACCGAGGGCTCGTTGAGCGTCTCGGGGACGCTCGGGTACCTGCCGCAGAGCCTGCCGCTGACAGCGGGGCTGAGCGTCGCGCAGGTGCTGGGGGTCGACGCGGTGATCCGGGCGCTGGACGCCGTCGAGTCGGGGGACGTCGCGGAGGAGCACTTCGCGGTGATCGGCGACGACTGGGACGTCGAGGAGCGCACCCGCGCCCAGCTCGACCGGCTCGGCCTGGGCGGCCTCGCCCTGGACCGGACCCTGGGCACGCTGAGCGGCGGCCAGGTGGTCTCGCTCGGCCTGGCGGCCCAACTGCTGCGCCGCCCGGACGTGTTGCTGCTGGACGAGCCGACCAACAACCTGGACTCGGCGGCCCGGAGCCGCCTGTACGACGTCCTCGCCGAGTTCAACGGCTCTCTTCTGCTGGTCAGCCACGACCGCGCGCTGCTGGACCGGATGGAGCGGATCGCCGAGCTGGACGGCGGCGAACTACGGCTGTACGGCGGTGACTTCACGGCGTACCAGGAGACGGTCCGGGCCGAGCGGGAGGTCGCGGAGCGCAACGTCCGCAACGCCGAGCAGCACCTGAAGCGGGAGAAGCGCGAGTTGCAGCAGGCCCGCGAGCGGGCCGACCGGCGGGCGGGCAACGCGGCGCGGAACCTGAAGAGCGCCGGCCTGCCGAAGATCTTCGCCGGCACCATGAAGCGCGGCGCGCAGGAGTCCGCGGGCCGGGCGGGGCAGGTGCACGCGGCCCGGGTGGACGAGGCGCGGGCCCGGCTGGACGAGGCGGGGCGGGCGGTGCGCGAGGAGCAGCGGTTGAGCCTGGAGCTGCCGGACACGCACGTCCCGGCGGGGCGGACGCTGTTCCAGGGCGAGGGGATGCGGGCGGTCCTCGGCGGCGCGGAGGTGTTCGGGCCCGGCGGGGTGGACCTGACCGTCCGGGGACCGGAGCGGATCGCGCTGACCGGGCCGAACGGCGCCGGGAAGAGCACCCTGCTGCGGCTGATCGGTGGCGATCTGCCGCTCGCGGGCGGGGAGTTGCGGCGCGGCGAGGGCCGGGTGGCGTACCTGTCGCAGCGGCTGGACCTGCTGGACGGGGAGCGTTCGGTGGCGGAGAACTTCGCCCGTTTCGCGCCGGAGCGGCCGGAGGCGGAGCGGATGAACCTGCTGGCCCGCTTCCTGTTCCGGGGCGCGGGGGCGCACCTGCCGGTACGGGTGCTGTCGGGCGGCGAGCGGCTGCGGGCGACGCTGGCGTGCGTGCTGTACGCCGAGCCGGCGCCGCGGCTGCTGCTGCTCGACGAGCCGACCAACAACCTGGACCTGGTGGGCGTGGGCCAGTTGGAGAGCGCGCTGGAGGCGTACCGGGGCGCGTTCGTGGTGGTCAGCCACGACGAGCGGTTCCTGGCGGAGATCGGGGTCGGACGCCGACTGCTGCTGGCGGACGGGCAGTTGGCGGAGGTGGCGGCGTGA
- the lanL gene encoding class IV lanthionine synthetase LanL: MAGPIAGRRPWSDDTWSYLNDPRMPAMEHGWKLHVSARPGTLDAVLALVLPVLARHVCHAKWARDPEVLRILNSGTRNATSVGKAVTVYPAPDELLPLAAELAATLRGHQGPPITGDRRLDPDAPVYYRYGPFTGDYRTGRSGRLESVMTGPDGRLFDGLAGTAYRCPPWAEDPFARPAPAPSATSSESSTAAPTGFGGGRYRVTGGIARKAQGNVYRAVDRETGLAVVVKQARAHVAEDTDGSDARDRLRNEHAVLTALDGLPGVPRALDYFRHRADEYLVTDDRGSRDLRREVHLRGPLAAPGPLAVRLLHVLDGIHRRGVVVRDLKPDNIVLDSQGDCHLVDFGISARHGSGPDGSTPGYSAPVHRPGAAPLAADDHHTLGMTLYFAATGLDPVVLDADHAVNRERTLACLEFALPGSAHHRLRTLVAELTDPDPGIRLLGAERLRAGGPAAFDRLPSRPTDFAPRSTPEPGPHYGPHYGPHYGPHSTPAFAPRARAVPLPPDRLAEIVEHTVAYCVAEAHRIADPVRADRGGVPTPLDVYGGSSGLGLELVRHLHRPGVPAAVAALADWTARQHRTLPAGLYCGRAGVDLFLAAAGTPAWEAATDSPPARRADGGPPEADLIDGAAGLGLGHLLLARADPAAAARHLATATACRDQLINGTAKLTPPVIARAGDAALTLGLAHGDAGVAHFLLAHAHATGDPLSDRHALRACAQLAAATPALLTAAGRPDATRRYGSWCRGLAGIGAVLAGAAERFGDPAHRALAEDCARACLVLAPRMPLVTQCCGLAGVGDLMLRLAPGAPEFHEAAHTVAALVLARSAGPADRPAFPDAGLVRQSPGHATGTTGVLAFLRRLHSPAPPPDAHPLDELP; encoded by the coding sequence GTGGCCGGGCCCATCGCCGGTCGCCGCCCCTGGTCCGACGACACCTGGTCGTACCTGAACGATCCGCGGATGCCGGCGATGGAGCACGGTTGGAAGCTGCACGTCTCCGCCCGCCCGGGCACCCTGGACGCCGTCCTCGCCCTCGTCCTGCCGGTGCTGGCCCGGCACGTCTGCCACGCCAAGTGGGCCCGCGACCCCGAGGTGCTGCGGATCCTCAACTCCGGTACGCGCAACGCCACCTCGGTCGGCAAGGCGGTCACCGTCTACCCGGCCCCGGACGAACTCCTGCCGCTCGCGGCCGAGTTGGCCGCCACCCTACGCGGCCACCAGGGCCCGCCGATCACCGGCGACCGCCGCCTGGACCCCGACGCGCCGGTCTACTACCGGTACGGGCCGTTCACCGGCGACTACCGGACCGGCCGCAGCGGGCGCCTCGAATCCGTGATGACCGGGCCCGACGGGCGCCTCTTCGACGGCCTGGCGGGCACCGCGTACCGCTGCCCGCCGTGGGCCGAGGACCCGTTCGCCCGCCCGGCCCCCGCGCCCTCCGCCACCTCGTCCGAGAGCTCCACGGCCGCCCCCACCGGTTTCGGCGGCGGGCGCTACCGGGTGACCGGCGGGATCGCCCGCAAGGCGCAGGGCAACGTCTACCGCGCGGTGGACCGGGAGACCGGGCTGGCCGTGGTGGTCAAGCAGGCCCGCGCCCACGTCGCCGAGGACACCGACGGCTCCGACGCCCGCGACCGCCTCCGCAACGAACACGCCGTCCTCACCGCGCTCGACGGCCTCCCCGGCGTCCCGCGCGCCCTCGACTACTTCCGCCACCGCGCCGACGAGTACCTGGTCACCGACGACCGCGGCAGCCGCGACCTGCGCCGCGAGGTGCACCTGCGCGGCCCGCTCGCCGCCCCGGGCCCGCTCGCCGTCCGCCTGCTGCACGTCCTGGACGGGATCCACCGGCGGGGCGTGGTGGTGCGCGACCTCAAGCCGGACAACATCGTCCTGGACTCCCAAGGGGACTGCCACCTCGTCGACTTCGGCATCAGCGCCCGGCACGGCAGCGGCCCGGACGGCTCGACGCCCGGCTACAGCGCCCCCGTCCACCGGCCCGGCGCCGCGCCGCTCGCCGCCGACGACCACCACACCCTCGGCATGACCCTGTACTTCGCCGCCACCGGCCTCGACCCGGTCGTGCTCGACGCCGACCACGCCGTCAACCGCGAACGCACCCTGGCCTGCCTGGAGTTCGCCCTCCCCGGCTCGGCGCACCACCGACTGCGCACCCTGGTAGCCGAGTTGACCGACCCCGACCCCGGCATCCGGCTCCTCGGCGCGGAGCGGCTGCGCGCCGGCGGCCCCGCCGCCTTCGACCGACTCCCTTCCCGCCCAACGGACTTCGCCCCGCGCTCCACACCGGAACCCGGCCCGCACTACGGCCCGCACTACGGCCCGCACTACGGCCCGCACTCCACCCCCGCGTTCGCCCCGCGTGCCAGGGCCGTGCCGCTCCCGCCCGACCGACTGGCCGAAATCGTCGAGCACACCGTCGCGTACTGCGTCGCCGAGGCGCACCGGATCGCCGATCCGGTGCGGGCCGACCGGGGCGGCGTTCCCACGCCGCTCGACGTGTACGGCGGGAGTTCCGGGCTCGGACTGGAGCTCGTCCGGCACCTGCACCGGCCCGGCGTGCCCGCCGCCGTCGCGGCGCTCGCCGACTGGACAGCACGCCAACACCGCACCCTCCCGGCCGGGTTGTACTGCGGACGGGCCGGTGTCGACCTGTTCCTGGCCGCCGCCGGAACACCGGCGTGGGAGGCCGCGACCGACTCACCGCCGGCCCGCCGCGCGGACGGCGGGCCGCCGGAGGCCGACCTGATCGACGGGGCCGCCGGCCTCGGCCTCGGCCATCTGCTGCTCGCCCGGGCCGACCCGGCCGCCGCCGCCCGGCACCTGGCCACCGCCACCGCCTGCCGCGACCAACTCATCAACGGAACAGCCAAGTTGACGCCGCCCGTCATTGCGCGGGCCGGCGACGCCGCGCTCACCCTGGGCCTGGCCCACGGCGACGCGGGCGTCGCCCACTTCCTCCTCGCCCACGCCCACGCCACCGGCGACCCGCTCTCGGACCGCCACGCCCTCCGGGCCTGTGCGCAACTCGCCGCCGCCACACCCGCGTTGCTCACCGCCGCCGGCCGCCCGGACGCCACCCGCCGCTACGGCTCCTGGTGCCGCGGCCTGGCCGGGATCGGCGCCGTCCTGGCCGGCGCCGCCGAACGGTTCGGCGACCCCGCCCACCGTGCCCTCGCCGAGGACTGCGCCCGCGCCTGCCTCGTGCTGGCGCCGCGGATGCCCCTGGTCACCCAGTGCTGCGGCCTCGCCGGAGTCGGTGACCTGATGCTCCGACTCGCCCCCGGCGCGCCGGAGTTCCACGAAGCCGCGCACACCGTCGCCGCCCTCGTCCTGGCCCGCTCGGCCGGCCCCGCCGACCGCCCGGCCTTCCCCGACGCCGGCCTGGTCCGCCAGTCCCCCGGCCACGCCACCGGCACCACCGGAGTCCTCGCCTTCCTCCGCCGCCTGCACTCCCCCGCCCCGCCCCCGGACGCCCACCCGCTCGACGAACTCCCCTGA
- a CDS encoding sigma-70 family RNA polymerase sigma factor: MPQTRRSGPDPATVTAARDGDRRALEELVAQSLPLVYNIVGRALNGHADTDDVVQETLLRTLRGLPDLRDPAAFRSWLVAIAVRQVRTRQSDRAAALHRSAPLEDAEAIPDPALDFAGLTILRLGLTAQRRETAEATRWLDPDDRELLALWWLKETGELDQSDLVAALGLSAGHTAVRTGRMKKQLELSRLLVRALAAEPRCPGLAAATTGWDGTPGPLWRKRLARHVRDCPRCTEEQTGLLPAEQLLYGLPLLAVPPHLDPARIVAAFRGGGGVSGGVRAVLAKPVLGGAAVALAAVAVLVGAELTPGQPAVPAVGTVAPVAPVAPVALPTPEGAAVPPGPSASGAVSSVPASVPASVPASVPASVSPSPSAVSAAPVVAAPTPSDGVVASVRKGVGVWQFDGVSQALAASGAGWYYTWSTQHPGISTPAGASFVPMVWGADAVTDAALAQARANGPYLLGFNEPDMAAQSNLTVERALSLWPQLMRTGQALGSPAVAYGADTPGGWLDRFMAGAAAQGCRVDFIALHWYGGDFRTPQAVQQLTAYLDAVYRRYHKPIWLTEYALIDFSQGVRFPTADQQAAFVTASAKALDALPYLQRYAWFGLGADPAKPSSGLFTDGRTPTAAGRAYQAAR, from the coding sequence ATGCCGCAGACCAGACGCAGTGGACCCGACCCCGCGACGGTGACGGCGGCCCGGGACGGCGACCGGCGCGCGCTGGAGGAACTGGTGGCCCAGAGCCTGCCACTGGTCTACAACATCGTCGGACGCGCGCTGAACGGCCACGCCGACACCGACGACGTCGTACAGGAGACGCTGTTGCGCACCCTCCGCGGCCTGCCCGACCTGCGGGACCCCGCCGCCTTCCGCTCCTGGCTGGTCGCCATCGCCGTCCGGCAGGTCCGCACCCGGCAGTCCGACCGGGCCGCCGCCCTCCACCGCTCCGCCCCGCTGGAGGACGCCGAGGCGATCCCCGACCCCGCCCTCGACTTCGCCGGCCTGACCATCCTGCGCCTCGGACTCACCGCCCAGCGCCGCGAGACCGCCGAAGCCACCCGCTGGCTCGACCCCGACGACCGCGAACTGCTCGCCCTGTGGTGGCTCAAGGAGACCGGCGAACTCGACCAGTCCGACCTGGTCGCCGCCCTCGGCCTCAGCGCCGGCCACACCGCTGTCCGGACCGGCCGGATGAAGAAGCAGCTCGAACTCTCCCGCCTGCTGGTCCGCGCCCTCGCCGCCGAACCCCGCTGCCCCGGCCTTGCCGCCGCCACCACCGGCTGGGACGGCACCCCCGGCCCGCTCTGGCGCAAACGCCTCGCCCGGCACGTCCGCGACTGCCCGCGCTGCACCGAGGAACAGACCGGACTGCTCCCCGCCGAACAACTCCTTTACGGCCTGCCGCTGTTGGCCGTCCCGCCGCACCTCGACCCGGCCCGGATCGTGGCCGCCTTCCGGGGCGGCGGCGGGGTGTCCGGTGGGGTGCGGGCGGTGCTCGCCAAGCCGGTGCTCGGCGGTGCGGCGGTGGCGCTGGCGGCCGTCGCCGTCCTGGTGGGTGCCGAGCTGACGCCGGGGCAGCCGGCCGTCCCGGCGGTCGGCACCGTCGCCCCTGTCGCGCCCGTCGCGCCCGTCGCGCTGCCGACGCCGGAGGGGGCGGCCGTCCCGCCGGGTCCGTCCGCGTCCGGGGCGGTGTCCTCGGTGCCCGCGTCGGTGCCCGCTTCGGTGCCCGCGTCGGTGCCCGCTTCGGTCTCGCCGTCGCCGTCCGCCGTGTCGGCCGCGCCCGTCGTCGCCGCGCCGACGCCGTCGGACGGGGTGGTCGCGTCCGTGCGCAAGGGGGTCGGGGTGTGGCAGTTCGACGGGGTGAGCCAGGCGCTCGCGGCGTCGGGGGCGGGCTGGTACTACACCTGGTCGACGCAGCACCCGGGGATCAGCACGCCGGCGGGGGCGTCGTTCGTCCCGATGGTGTGGGGCGCGGACGCGGTCACCGACGCCGCGCTCGCCCAGGCCCGGGCCAACGGCCCCTACCTGCTGGGCTTCAACGAGCCGGACATGGCCGCGCAGTCGAACCTGACGGTCGAGCGGGCGCTGAGCCTGTGGCCGCAGCTGATGCGGACCGGGCAGGCGCTGGGCAGCCCGGCCGTCGCGTACGGGGCCGACACGCCCGGCGGCTGGCTGGACCGGTTCATGGCGGGCGCCGCCGCGCAGGGCTGCCGGGTCGACTTCATCGCGCTGCACTGGTACGGCGGCGACTTCCGCACCCCGCAGGCCGTCCAGCAGCTGACCGCCTACCTGGACGCGGTCTACCGGCGCTACCACAAGCCGATCTGGCTCACCGAGTACGCGCTGATCGACTTCTCCCAGGGCGTCCGCTTTCCCACCGCGGACCAGCAGGCCGCCTTCGTCACCGCCTCCGCCAAGGCCCTCGACGCGCTGCCCTACCTCCAGCGCTACGCCTGGTTCGGCCTCGGCGCGGACCCGGCGAAGCCCAGCAGCGGCCTGTTCACCGACGGCCGGACCCCGACCGCCGCCGGCCGCGCCTACCAGGCCGCCCGCTGA
- a CDS encoding ABC-F family ATP-binding cassette domain-containing protein, protein MTALVAHEVVRVLGGRRVLDGLSLTAAPGRRIGLIGENGCGKSTLLRVLAGVDEPDAGSVTRPSELGFLHQELPFEAGATVGAVLAGALREARADLAELERLGAEMAALPDQHPALDGLLAEYGRRLELAEARGSWDADRRAALALDGLGLSGLGAERALGSLSGGQRGRLALAALLVRRPAAVLLDEPTNHLDDAAAAFLEAQLLALPGAVVVASHDRAFLEAVCTDLVDLDPAADGPVRFGGGYLAYLSARRAARARWERRYAEEQQESERLRHAAGVTAHRVAPDRGRTDNEKMGYGHRAGRVQQQVSRRVRDASRRLDELERARVAEPPVPLRFTPPSPPSPVEAVEAVEAVETVEAVETVEPGPLLVLREAGVPGRLAPVSLELTAGDRLLVTGGNGTGKSTLLAVLAGRLAADGVAWRQPGLTVGLLEQDTVFARPDRTARATYARALGPDAAERVPLSALGLLAAADLDRPVGALSVGQRRRLALALLVARPPRLLLLDEPTNHLSPLLCDELEEAIGTDGPGAVVLAGHDRWLRRRWRGRELALGGARE, encoded by the coding sequence GTGACGGCGCTGGTCGCGCACGAGGTGGTCCGGGTACTGGGCGGCCGCCGGGTGCTGGACGGGCTGTCGCTGACGGCCGCGCCGGGCCGCCGGATCGGCCTGATCGGCGAGAACGGCTGCGGCAAGTCGACGCTGCTGCGGGTGCTGGCGGGGGTCGACGAGCCGGACGCGGGGAGTGTCACCCGGCCTTCCGAACTCGGCTTCCTGCACCAGGAGTTGCCGTTCGAGGCCGGGGCGACGGTCGGCGCGGTGCTGGCCGGGGCGCTGCGCGAGGCCCGGGCCGATCTCGCCGAACTGGAGCGCCTGGGCGCCGAGATGGCCGCCCTGCCGGATCAGCACCCGGCGCTGGACGGCCTGTTGGCGGAGTACGGGCGCCGATTGGAGCTGGCCGAGGCCCGGGGCTCCTGGGACGCCGACCGCCGGGCCGCCCTGGCCCTGGACGGCCTGGGCCTGTCCGGCCTCGGAGCGGAGCGTGCCCTCGGTTCGCTCTCCGGCGGGCAGCGCGGCCGGCTGGCGTTGGCGGCGCTGCTGGTGCGCCGGCCGGCGGCGGTCCTGCTGGACGAGCCGACCAACCACCTGGACGACGCCGCGGCCGCCTTCCTGGAGGCCCAACTGCTCGCGCTGCCGGGCGCGGTGGTGGTCGCCAGCCATGACCGGGCGTTCCTGGAGGCGGTCTGCACCGACCTGGTCGACCTGGATCCGGCGGCGGACGGTCCGGTGCGCTTCGGCGGCGGCTACCTCGCCTACCTCTCCGCGCGGCGGGCCGCCCGGGCCCGCTGGGAGCGCCGGTACGCCGAGGAACAGCAGGAGTCGGAGCGGCTGCGGCACGCGGCGGGGGTGACCGCGCACCGGGTGGCCCCGGACCGGGGGCGCACCGACAACGAGAAGATGGGGTACGGACACCGGGCGGGCCGGGTGCAGCAGCAGGTCTCCCGCCGGGTGCGCGACGCGTCCCGGCGGCTCGACGAGTTGGAGCGCGCGCGGGTCGCCGAGCCGCCCGTCCCGCTGCGCTTCACCCCGCCGTCTCCGCCGTCTCCGGTGGAGGCGGTGGAGGCGGTGGAGGCGGTGGAGACGGTGGAGGCGGTGGAGACGGTGGAGCCGGGCCCGCTGCTCGTCCTGCGGGAGGCCGGCGTGCCGGGGCGGCTGGCCCCGGTCTCGCTGGAACTCACTGCGGGCGACCGGCTGTTGGTGACCGGCGGGAACGGGACGGGCAAGTCGACGCTGCTCGCGGTGCTGGCCGGGCGGTTGGCGGCGGACGGCGTGGCGTGGCGGCAACCCGGCCTGACGGTCGGCCTGTTGGAGCAGGACACGGTGTTCGCCCGTCCGGACCGCACCGCCCGCGCCACCTACGCGCGGGCCCTGGGGCCGGACGCGGCGGAGCGGGTGCCGCTGTCGGCGCTGGGCCTGCTGGCGGCGGCCGACCTGGACCGCCCGGTCGGCGCGCTGTCGGTGGGCCAGCGCCGCCGGCTCGCGCTGGCGCTGCTGGTGGCCCGCCCGCCCCGGCTGCTCCTGCTGGACGAGCCGACCAACCACCTCTCGCCGCTGCTGTGCGACGAGTTGGAGGAGGCGATCGGCACGGACGGCCCGGGTGCGGTGGTGCTGGCGGGGCACGACCGCTGGCTGCGCCGCCGTTGGCGGGGACGGGAGTTGGCGCTGGGCGGGGCCCGGGAGTGA
- a CDS encoding DUF4440 domain-containing protein: MDETLTARMRAYLAAGTAMDLAALEALYDEEFENVRTDEAGQVAVLTKAHFMARFRALAEQGRSVGEGGTEDVRFLSAARHGDQGTVVMYRCEDGVPARYVFVWRWSDGRWSTLVREFTFERDVTPLLRMLAAASRGGGGGAG, translated from the coding sequence ATGGACGAGACGCTGACCGCGCGGATGCGCGCGTACCTGGCGGCGGGCACGGCGATGGACCTGGCGGCCCTGGAGGCGCTGTACGACGAGGAGTTCGAGAACGTCCGCACCGACGAGGCCGGCCAGGTCGCGGTGCTGACCAAGGCGCACTTCATGGCCCGCTTCCGCGCCCTCGCCGAGCAGGGCCGCTCGGTCGGCGAGGGCGGCACCGAGGACGTCCGCTTCCTGTCCGCCGCCCGGCACGGAGATCAGGGCACCGTCGTCATGTACCGCTGCGAGGACGGCGTGCCGGCCCGCTACGTCTTCGTCTGGCGCTGGTCCGACGGCCGATGGTCCACCCTGGTGCGGGAGTTCACCTTCGAGCGGGACGTCACGCCGCTCCTGCGGATGCTGGCCGCCGCGAGCCGCGGCGGTGGTGGAGGCGCCGGGTGA
- a CDS encoding GNAT family N-acetyltransferase, translating to MRDEPPHGVVEGGLTRLVPTAEADLELLAGWFADPGFVRYWGGRPLTRAEVAAKYTGRRRPAVESFLVLARSTAAPVGYIQYAAADGGGPERGGGIDLVLLPGAQGEGLGPDAARALVRHLHTELGWRRVTVDPEASNTRAVRAWTKAGFRLVDRRGSRLLMECRPAPGRPAPGPAG from the coding sequence GTGCGCGACGAGCCGCCGCACGGGGTCGTCGAGGGCGGGCTGACCCGGCTCGTGCCGACCGCCGAGGCGGACCTGGAACTGCTCGCCGGGTGGTTCGCCGACCCCGGGTTCGTGCGGTACTGGGGTGGACGGCCGCTCACCCGCGCGGAGGTCGCCGCCAAGTACACGGGCCGGCGCCGCCCCGCCGTCGAGTCCTTCCTGGTCCTCGCCCGGAGCACCGCCGCCCCGGTCGGCTACATCCAGTACGCCGCCGCCGACGGTGGCGGCCCGGAGCGGGGCGGCGGCATCGACCTGGTCCTGCTGCCCGGGGCCCAGGGCGAGGGCCTCGGCCCGGACGCCGCCCGCGCCCTCGTCCGGCACCTCCACACGGAGCTGGGCTGGCGGCGGGTGACCGTCGACCCCGAGGCGTCCAACACCCGCGCCGTCCGCGCCTGGACGAAAGCGGGCTTCCGCTTGGTCGACAGGCGGGGAAGCCGACTGCTGATGGAGTGCCGTCCCGCCCCGGGCCGTCCCGCCCCGGGCCCTGCCGGCTGA
- a CDS encoding amidase yields the protein MERWTYPTAGELASALRAGDVTSTELTEQAIERIEQADGALNAVCAPDFERARAAAREADLALARGAHGRGGEGGARGELGRRRPLLGVPVTVKESFDAVGLPTTWGNPEFRGHLAAEDALLVERMRAAGAVVLGKTNVPLGLRDIQTYNEIHGTTNNPWDLARTPGGSSGGSAAALAAGFGALSLGSDIGGSLRTPAHFCGVHAHKPTLHLLPTRGMSPPPGPALPTDIELAVAGPMARSAGDLTLLLDVLLGPDPLTRGRSDTTALPPARHQRLDGFRVLVLDEHPLLPTGADVRAGIARTADALADGGARVVRHSPLLPDLAEAAELYMLLLFAISTARFPAAAYEQVRSLAAELGADDRSLHAARLRGATLSHRDWLAADHRRELHRRSWRRLFTEFDAVVAPITPTAAFPHHQDPDLLNRRITIAGTDHRYLDQLVWAGLATMPGLPATAVPTGPSTEGLPVGVQLIGPMYEDRTPLRLAELLEEHLGGFRPPPPRPADR from the coding sequence ATGGAGCGATGGACCTATCCGACGGCCGGGGAACTGGCATCGGCGCTGCGCGCCGGGGACGTCACCTCGACGGAGCTGACCGAGCAGGCGATCGAGCGGATCGAGCAGGCGGACGGGGCGCTGAACGCGGTCTGCGCACCGGACTTCGAGCGGGCCAGGGCGGCCGCGCGGGAGGCCGACCTGGCGCTGGCGCGCGGGGCGCACGGCAGAGGCGGGGAAGGCGGGGCGCGCGGCGAACTCGGCCGGCGGCGGCCGCTGTTGGGGGTTCCGGTCACGGTGAAGGAGTCGTTCGACGCCGTGGGGCTGCCCACCACCTGGGGGAACCCGGAGTTCCGCGGGCACCTGGCGGCGGAGGACGCGCTGCTGGTGGAGCGGATGCGAGCGGCGGGCGCGGTGGTGCTGGGCAAGACCAACGTGCCGCTCGGGCTGCGGGACATCCAGACGTACAACGAGATCCACGGCACCACCAACAACCCGTGGGACCTCGCCCGCACCCCGGGCGGCTCCTCCGGCGGTTCGGCGGCGGCGCTGGCCGCCGGGTTCGGGGCACTCTCGCTGGGCTCGGACATCGGCGGCTCGCTGCGCACCCCCGCGCACTTCTGCGGCGTCCACGCGCACAAGCCGACCCTGCACCTGCTGCCCACCCGCGGCATGAGCCCGCCGCCCGGACCCGCGCTGCCGACCGACATCGAACTCGCCGTGGCCGGCCCGATGGCCCGTTCGGCCGGCGACCTGACGCTGCTGCTCGACGTGCTGCTCGGCCCCGACCCGCTGACCCGCGGCCGGTCGGACACCACCGCACTGCCGCCCGCCCGGCACCAACGGCTGGACGGCTTCCGGGTGTTGGTGCTGGACGAGCACCCGCTGCTGCCGACCGGCGCCGACGTCCGCGCGGGCATCGCCCGGACCGCCGACGCGCTCGCCGACGGCGGGGCCCGGGTCGTCCGGCACAGCCCGCTGCTGCCCGACCTCGCCGAGGCCGCCGAACTCTACATGCTGCTGCTGTTCGCCATCTCCACCGCCCGCTTCCCCGCCGCCGCGTACGAGCAGGTACGCAGCCTGGCAGCCGAGTTGGGCGCGGACGACCGCAGCCTGCACGCCGCGCGGCTGCGCGGCGCGACGCTCTCCCACCGCGACTGGCTGGCCGCCGACCACCGGCGCGAACTCCACCGGCGGTCCTGGCGACGGCTGTTCACCGAGTTCGACGCCGTCGTCGCGCCGATCACCCCGACCGCCGCCTTCCCGCACCACCAGGACCCGGACCTGCTGAACCGCCGGATCACCATCGCCGGCACCGACCACCGCTACCTCGACCAACTGGTCTGGGCCGGCCTCGCCACCATGCCGGGCCTCCCCGCCACCGCCGTCCCCACCGGCCCGTCCACCGAGGGCCTCCCGGTCGGCGTCCAGCTGATCGGCCCGATGTACGAGGACCGCACCCCGCTCCGCCTCGCCGAACTCCTGGAGGAACACCTCGGCGGCTTCCGCCCGCCGCCACCGCGCCCGGCCGACCGCTGA